In one Brevibacillus choshinensis genomic region, the following are encoded:
- a CDS encoding P-loop NTPase has product MLTKEQVLEALRDVKDPEINRSLVELNMIRDIRIEGSTVSLTVVLTITGCPLKAKIEDDVIAALRALGAEDVHLQFGAMTDDERAALSAQLRGGGAGQTHNMTPGQAPVLNPILDKNSKTTFIAVTSGKGGVGKSTVTVNLAVALARMGKKVGIIDADIYGFSVPDMMNIEQRPTVIGETILPVERMNVKVMSMGFFVEDNSPIIWRGPMLGKMLRNFFSEVHWGEELDYLLLDLPPGTGDMALDVHTMIPQSMEIVVTTPHATAAFVAARAGAMAKRTGHEILGIVENMAWYEAKDGSKEYVFGRGGGAKLAETLTSELLAQIPLGQPDNHPSEPDYSPSIYREQSAIGQIYMDMAKRVAEKCESAVKQ; this is encoded by the coding sequence ATGTTGACCAAAGAACAAGTTCTTGAGGCACTGCGTGACGTAAAAGACCCGGAAATTAACCGCAGCCTGGTTGAACTAAATATGATTCGTGACATCCGTATTGAAGGCAGTACCGTCAGTCTCACCGTTGTACTGACTATTACAGGCTGTCCGCTGAAAGCAAAGATCGAGGACGATGTCATTGCTGCATTACGCGCATTGGGTGCAGAAGATGTTCATCTGCAGTTTGGAGCCATGACAGATGATGAACGTGCTGCTCTCAGTGCACAGTTGCGCGGAGGCGGAGCGGGACAGACTCACAATATGACGCCCGGACAAGCACCTGTACTCAATCCCATTTTGGACAAGAATTCCAAAACAACTTTTATCGCAGTTACTTCCGGAAAAGGTGGCGTAGGGAAATCGACCGTTACCGTCAATCTGGCTGTTGCGTTAGCTCGCATGGGCAAAAAGGTCGGAATCATTGATGCGGATATTTACGGCTTTAGTGTTCCCGATATGATGAACATCGAACAGCGTCCGACGGTTATCGGGGAAACCATCCTGCCTGTAGAACGAATGAACGTAAAAGTTATGTCTATGGGCTTTTTTGTAGAAGACAACTCCCCGATTATTTGGAGAGGTCCGATGCTGGGTAAAATGCTGCGCAATTTCTTCTCCGAAGTTCATTGGGGGGAAGAACTGGATTACTTGCTGCTGGACTTGCCTCCAGGAACAGGGGATATGGCGCTGGACGTTCATACGATGATCCCGCAAAGCATGGAAATCGTCGTGACAACACCTCACGCGACGGCTGCCTTTGTTGCTGCTCGCGCTGGAGCCATGGCAAAGCGTACGGGACATGAAATTCTCGGGATCGTGGAAAACATGGCTTGGTACGAAGCAAAAGATGGTTCAAAGGAATACGTGTTTGGACGTGGTGGAGGTGCCAAACTGGCAGAAACGCTTACAAGCGAGCTGCTGGCACAAATTCCGTTGGGACAGCCTGACAACCATCCATCTGAACCCGATTACTCTCCATCAATTTACCGGGAGCAATCAGCAATCGGACAGATCTACATGGATATGGCGAAACGCGTCGCTGAGAAATGCGAAAGCGCAGTTAAACAATAA
- the gerD gene encoding spore germination lipoprotein GerD, with amino-acid sequence MGKKAMAFWLSLAVCLLMTSCSSSGGAKSTSQPDYKSTKDMVLDILQTDEAKKSVEKMMKDEKFKQNVVMDESTVRTTLIQSLTDPKSTQIKDAFKDPKFASTLAKSMKNEQKTLMKDLMKDPDYQKELISVMKDPEFEKNLMDLMKSSAYRQQTMQVMKESMKSPLFQEEMMKLMTKVQEEMTKPKELKPKKNKGKKSGGGGGQSSTK; translated from the coding sequence ATGGGAAAAAAGGCAATGGCTTTTTGGCTATCACTAGCTGTCTGTCTGCTCATGACGAGTTGCTCATCAAGCGGCGGAGCAAAAAGTACGTCTCAGCCTGATTATAAAAGCACGAAAGACATGGTGCTGGACATTTTGCAGACCGACGAAGCCAAAAAATCGGTTGAAAAAATGATGAAGGACGAAAAGTTCAAGCAAAATGTCGTGATGGACGAATCCACTGTGCGCACTACCTTGATTCAAAGTTTGACTGATCCAAAAAGCACGCAGATCAAAGACGCATTCAAAGATCCTAAATTCGCCAGCACGTTAGCCAAGTCCATGAAAAATGAGCAAAAGACACTTATGAAGGACTTAATGAAGGATCCGGACTACCAAAAAGAGCTCATCAGCGTGATGAAGGATCCCGAGTTTGAAAAAAACCTGATGGATCTCATGAAAAGTTCCGCATACCGTCAACAAACCATGCAGGTTATGAAGGAATCCATGAAAAGCCCTCTGTTTCAGGAGGAAATGATGAAGCTTATGACCAAAGTTCAAGAGGAAATGACCAAACCAAAAGAGCTTAAACCAAAGAAAAACAAAGGCAAAAAGAGCGGTGGAGGCGGAGGGCAGAGTTCCACAAAGTAA
- a CDS encoding KinB-signaling pathway activation protein, translating to MSLRKYGWLFFTTLLLGGLGGALVAFIFDLEKLTESSAGNFFVGTLMYVLYGMTISIVAQMGFFAYMTINYFAKTIFKTPAMWKSVQVFLVVFVFFDMIYLRYTSLGDGGSIGPFLVEPILLLIVAVVTAFGKSNLTNRTAWIPTLFFMFVVTALEWIPALKEVDVHSTLSMLVPLLFCNVWQVMQLHRLVKRES from the coding sequence GTGAGTTTGCGTAAGTATGGCTGGCTTTTTTTCACTACCCTACTGCTTGGCGGATTGGGTGGTGCATTAGTCGCCTTTATTTTTGACTTGGAAAAATTGACGGAAAGCAGTGCAGGCAACTTTTTTGTAGGCACTCTTATGTACGTGTTGTATGGGATGACCATCAGTATTGTGGCCCAAATGGGTTTTTTTGCGTATATGACGATTAATTATTTTGCGAAGACCATCTTTAAAACGCCTGCGATGTGGAAAAGTGTCCAAGTGTTTCTCGTCGTCTTTGTATTTTTTGATATGATTTATCTGCGCTATACCTCACTGGGGGATGGCGGATCCATTGGGCCTTTTCTCGTTGAACCGATCCTTTTGCTGATTGTAGCGGTGGTAACGGCTTTTGGAAAATCAAATTTGACCAACCGTACCGCATGGATTCCTACGTTGTTCTTTATGTTCGTCGTCACAGCGCTTGAGTGGATTCCAGCACTCAAAGAAGTCGATGTCCATTCCACGTTGTCCATGCTGGTTCCTTTATTGTTTTGCAACGTCTGGCAAGTCATGCAATTACATCGTCTTGTAAAAAGAGAAAGCTGA
- the pdaB gene encoding polysaccharide deacetylase family sporulation protein PdaB, producing the protein MRWIYVVSAQRLKQILIIVTAILLTAGIGYAERDTIAAFSGGNQAPQAIYKVDTKEKKIALTFDISWGETRTVPILDILKEKNVTKATLFLSSPWSQRHPEIVKRIKEDGFEIGSHGHKHDNYSKYSDEEIRSQIGKADTILTEMTGKKPNLIRMPNGDFDKRVLQIAGGMGYSVIQWDTDSKDWMNPGTETIINNVLSKAHPGDIILMHASDSCKETHLALPVIIDKLRQQGYEFVTVSELITGTDVKSKEIH; encoded by the coding sequence ATGAGATGGATCTACGTAGTGAGTGCACAACGCTTGAAACAAATTCTGATCATTGTAACAGCCATACTGTTGACTGCGGGAATTGGCTATGCTGAGCGTGATACGATCGCGGCCTTTTCAGGTGGAAATCAAGCTCCACAAGCCATCTACAAAGTAGACACCAAAGAGAAAAAGATCGCCCTGACATTCGACATCAGCTGGGGAGAAACGCGCACGGTACCCATCCTAGATATTCTGAAGGAAAAGAATGTGACCAAGGCTACTTTGTTTTTATCTTCTCCGTGGAGTCAACGTCATCCTGAAATCGTCAAACGCATTAAAGAAGACGGCTTCGAAATTGGCTCACACGGACACAAGCATGATAATTACAGCAAATACTCGGATGAAGAAATCCGCTCCCAGATCGGTAAGGCGGACACCATTCTCACCGAAATGACGGGTAAAAAGCCAAACCTGATCCGGATGCCCAATGGGGATTTCGACAAACGCGTCTTGCAAATCGCCGGTGGCATGGGGTATTCCGTCATCCAATGGGACACAGACTCCAAGGATTGGATGAATCCAGGTACAGAGACTATCATCAACAACGTATTATCAAAAGCTCACCCTGGTGATATTATTCTGATGCACGCGAGCGACTCCTGCAAAGAAACGCATTTAGCTCTCCCCGTCATCATCGACAAGCTACGCCAGCAAGGCTATGAATTCGTCACCGTATCTGAGCTCATCACAGGTACGGACGTGAAGAGCAAAGAGATCCATTAA
- a CDS encoding stage II sporulation protein M encodes MKNHLRRLWLDNRRFFLAACLLFIGGGLIGYLQAPMVESMVSELMGQLKEIVDRIKESGGGVFATFWMIFSNNVVSALMMMALGLFFAFFPIIGLVANGILLGFILSKSVGVSPWLMFGAGILPHGIFELPAVLFAAGIGIRLGLLSFRSVGVLFQPHKVDRLKNDWYDTLKQFPVAVITVIVLLLIAAIVESSITPFIINGLIGDQMKINVMK; translated from the coding sequence ATGAAAAATCATTTGCGGCGGTTGTGGTTGGACAATAGACGGTTCTTCCTGGCCGCATGTTTGCTGTTTATTGGTGGCGGACTAATTGGATATTTGCAGGCACCCATGGTGGAGTCAATGGTGAGTGAACTCATGGGGCAGCTGAAGGAAATTGTGGATCGGATTAAAGAAAGTGGTGGCGGTGTATTCGCTACATTTTGGATGATTTTCTCCAATAACGTTGTCAGTGCTTTGATGATGATGGCACTGGGATTGTTCTTTGCATTCTTTCCCATAATTGGATTGGTGGCCAACGGAATTTTGTTGGGCTTCATCCTTTCCAAATCCGTAGGGGTTAGCCCTTGGCTAATGTTTGGCGCAGGAATTTTGCCGCATGGAATCTTTGAGCTACCAGCAGTGCTTTTTGCAGCGGGCATTGGGATCCGCTTGGGGCTGTTGAGCTTCCGGTCCGTAGGTGTTCTATTTCAACCACACAAGGTAGATCGTTTGAAAAATGACTGGTATGATACTCTGAAGCAATTTCCAGTTGCCGTGATCACTGTGATTGTATTGTTACTGATTGCAGCGATTGTAGAAAGCTCTATTACTCCGTTTATCATTAATGGATTGATAGGAGACCAAATGAAAATAAACGTGATGAAATAA